The segment agaatacatttgggaatgtcaggaatggaaaaggatttgtgggttctggtggatcatagacttaataacagcatgcaaggccaagctgcaatatctaaagctagtatcAACAAAATTCAACAATATTCTtgtatcaacaaaaaaaaaaggatattgccGAATtagagggagtgcagagaagggcaactaaactaataaaaggaatggaggagctcagctatgaggagggattagctgaactgaatctattctgctttgagaagagacgtataagggggatatgatcaccctgtataaatatataaatggtccatatagaaaactctcttccctattactaactgtaagatcattacaaaggaaagaggggcgctctttgcgtctggaggaaaagaaatttaagctccggataaggaagggattcttcaatgtaaagtctgtgaaaatgtggaatcggcttcctcaggaagaagtttcagcaagttttAAAGATTGCTTTACGAAAAAGCTGGATTATTtgtagatgcacagaatataactggggattaaagctttaaagtaaagataacagagactgctgatccagggaacattcgactGCCTCAAAAAATGgagcaaattgtatttttttgccttcctctggaccaactatgtctatagggttttatatctgagatacaACTTATATCAGTGGTTTAACTTGAAAATGTAGGGGGATATTTCTGTGCTACTCATTCTGATGTCTGTGTGGCCCCAGGTACAATAAGCAGGTGACAATGTAAAGTACACTTACCCTGCTTTGGTTGAAGAGCCGCTGGTCGTACTGGACCTCTGATGATGGGCGCTGACTGGGGATTCCTAGCGCAATCTGTTCACTGATGTCTCTCTCCTCATTCCTCTGCAGCTTTGACCTGGAAAGGGAAttgcatataaataattttatggcTGCTTTATTACTATCAGAGGggatagataaaataaattaattctgcAAAATTCCCATATAGCAGTGCTACAGAATTGAAGAATATCTCCAATGATTATCAAATTTATTTGTTCCATGTATCCAAAGAAAAAGTAGCATTCTAACCTTTCAGGGTCTGCCTACCCTTTTCACTTATCAAATAGTCTCTGCTGGAGCCCTCAGCTGCAGACACCTAGGCCTAATTCCCTGGTAGGGTCTCTAAACTTGCCTTTTGTTTCCTCAACAACCCACCCCCCTCCTCTCCCCTCCGAGATCGTATCTTACCTCTTGTCAGGGGCAGCCCTGGACAAATTGCGCTCATGTTGTCGCTCCTTCCTCCTGGTATCTCTGATTTCATCCCTCTCTCTAGCTTCTCCATCATCTGCAGGAGATAATTTGACGATCAGTATACAAGTAATGGACTATCAGCACAAGCTCTGCATCTATTTGCACTGTGATCTCACCTTTCTCTGTGTGAGACTTTATCCCAGCTCGTCGTTCTCTGGCAATCTGGGCCAATTCTCTCagcttttcctcctttttctccttctccttctgtgCCATCTTCCTCTCCACCTGGGCCCTCATCTCCACAGCTTCCCGAGCCTGAAGAGACAGTCAGGTGTCAGTGGGGTGGAATGCAGATACTCACAATATAATTATTCCCATCAGCATCATCCTCAGACACTCGCCTTTCTGTCAGCGATGTACAAAGCTTCGGCTAGTTTAGCAAAGTTCTCATTGATGTGGACAGTCTGGAGGCCACGGCCATCAGCAGCTAAACGCTTGTCCAGTGGGATGGTATAACCCTGAGGAGAACAGATGTCAGAAAAGCTTTATTACTCCAGATCAGACACATGACACATCTCTGTACTAGACACCACCGGTGCTGGCAGACAGTGGGGGTTACCAACAAGTCAGATTACCTTGGCGTTTTTCCAGTTGGAAATACAGGGAGGGATTTTCCATTCTTGCTGCTCTTTGACGGTCATCTGAAAATGATAGCAGCGAGGACAATTAGTACACACAGGAGATATCAGAGATCAGGAGGGCAGACCAGAGGCCTCTACACGTAATTACCTTTCTGCTGGGGGAATGCATCACAGGAGCGGGAGGAGATGGGGGACCACGTGGGATCTTCTTGTTTATCCTGAGAAGGAAGGTGATAAAATGATGAATTTCCTTTCTACAAGCAATACCTGAAACAATCAGTAACCCACAAAACTGCTCTGCACTCACTTGAATCGTGGTGGCTCCATGGGGTCCTTCTGCATTTCCACCATACGAATGACCCTTTGCTTGGCTCCAGAGTTAAATGCCACACCTTGCTGCGATGGCGTGTACCTAGAAAGAGATATGATTGGCTTTTAGGTATGGTATGcaatttattaggtaaaaaagaACATCCTGGCAAGGGCCAATCCACCCATGTCCACTGACCCCCTCGCCACCCCCCACCCACCCCAACACGGGCAAACTCAGCCCTGTGTCATTCTCTGCACCTCACCTGATGTACTGTGCTGGTCCTAGCTTGTCTGCCGCACGGACAGGCATGGCTGCAGCTATCTTCTGGGACACTGCCTTATCCAGGGCCTGTCTGGTCTTCTCAGTCAGCTGGAAGAGTTGATTTGCAGAGTATTAAGGGAATTTCCTGAGACTTGAACACATATCATATTACAACAATATATCCATAAAGTGTTACCTCTCGGACTGCCTCCTCATCAGGTCTCTGCAGCTCTGGGTCTTCTTCATCCATCACTTCCTTAGGTACCAGGTCTGTGTACTTGCTAAATATGACCTAAAGAAGACACATGGAGATATCAGCTGTATGTCAAGTGATTTAATCAGATACAGGACATGTAACACGCAGAACGACCGACAGTGACAACCGCCAGACACTCCACAGACTCTCACCTTCTCCTTAGACTGGCCCTGTCGTGCAATGGCGTCGTATTTGATCTTCCCCTCTGCATCCACCTGCACCGCCAGGGCATTGGACATCCGCTTCTTCCTTCCCATATCCAAGGGGTACTGTGCCACGTGGATCTCCGGGAATGCCCCTCCATCGCCAAAATCCTGCACAGAAAAAATCCAGAATGAGAACATTCTTTTTCTGGGtacttcatcctacgtcacccgacacagacccaagatcgggtgaggtaggataaaaaaaataaacttgacatgcgtgagattggcaattttttttttctttgcgcgaaaaggctccttcagcGTACCCTGGTGGatgcggagccattagggtgggactccaagtccggcctaatgtgctcctgcccacccctgaaatggcctagtggccataagaGTTTGCTGACGCCTGGCCTAGGCatttgagaattagggggctgtgctgcacccccTTTTTGTAGTGCttaagtgttgcacttaaaaaaaaacaaacaacggAATTTgtacttacataaaagggttgtatacccttttatgtaacttGAAacgtctgagtttaggtacgctttaaattacAGTGCCCAACCTAAGGCCAGGAGTAGACCAGCAATAGTTGTGATTGGGCCATATCATAGAATTTACAAACATCCTAACCCTACCCCTCATAGATCCACCCAGGAGAAGTCGACATATTGCTGGATCTGGCTAATCAATAGGGACATTTACCTCCAGGGTTCGGGGCACCCAGCCTTTCCGATGTCCATAAGGAGGTGGCTCTCTTCGTGATGCCACCAGGGCCGTCTGCCGAGACTTCTGTGCTTTGCTCTTCTCCTCAGCCTCCAGCTGGTCCTGGGTGAGCTGAGTAGGAGTGGGCAGGTAGCTGCGGAGACAGAAGACGGTCATGTGACAACGCAATGCGGAGATCCAATATCAGGTATGTGCAGTGCCTCCCCACACAGAAATAATATTTCACTGTATGGTGGATACTGAAGCTGGATGGAGGAGAGAGTAAGGTGCTGCACCATGGGgctccattgcagagatttcccctcattttctgtccCAGTGAGGTGACAGGAAGTTGGTTTTACTCCAACAGGAAGCGAGGGAAAATCTGAAATGATGAAGCTGTGTTGTTACAGATGGGCAGGACTACACAACAAGAATTTCAGGATGCAGCATTTTCagcctataacaggaagtgcccgGACAAAGGCTTTTGTGGCAGGATCACCCAGGATTGTTGTAATGGAAGTTGCAGATTTATAAAACCTGGATGGATGAGATTGTACAGTTGGAATGTCCTCCTCATACTGTGCGGGTCACTTAACACCCCTAAGATCTCAAATAATGTTTACAAAGCCAGCCTGGATGTAATGGGATACCGTCCAATATTGTATAAAGGAACCTGTGTACTCCAGGCCGTAAAGGGTGTGAACATGGTTCTAGGTACAATCCTCTAAACCCCCGATTCAACTAACCCCAACAGAGCGGTCCCTCCCAAGGCTTTCCAGGCCCATCGCGCCTCTCTTACCTGGTCAGCGACATCTTACAGCTTCTTCCCCTCACCGGAAATGGTTTACAGACTGGCCGGAAGAGAAGCTTTGTCACGTGACCATCTTAAAACATTATCACCCCGCCCAGTTCACAGCGATCTTCGCTGGGTGGCGAAAGGTCGTCACGTGTCCCAAACTCATTTTCTGATTTGACGATGCCCTTCTCATTTAGTTTCCATAGAAATGCAATAACTATGTTACTATTGTTTACTCTGATTAGGACATGTCCGCCATTTTTGTGAAGACCACTACTCTATGGGAGAATCCAGGAAGGGCTCAGACAAAATGACGCCGTACAGGATACGATCATATGCCGGTATGCGGCTTATGTAACTGTATGTTAACTCCCGTACGCTTGTGTGAGATGGTCTCTTCCAGGACCGCCCCTTGTGtgcttcacatttttattcatggGCTTATAGCGAAGCCACGAACCACATCCCCCAGAGTGCACCGGTCCCTCCGGGTTCGACCAACATCGAGGAGGGGGGAAGTCAAGCTATAGAGGGAATCAGGACTGCAGGTAGGGGACACCAGGGTGAGTGAGAAGAAAATGAATGTCTGTGGCGCCCCCACTGCTTCCAATAAATGTCTGACGGTGGCTGTGAGGAATACAGTTTAGGCTGCAGGTGCAATGACGTGTGAACCCCTCATCATGTTATATAATAGAATGTTGTCACCTCTCCTCACCCCACTaggacaaaatattataaaaggtCCATTAGGGTCACGGCACCAACTGTGCATAGCGATACAAGGAATACCAACACATTCAGGGGATTAGATACACGTCCCCCTCCATCATCAAGATATATACATGTCGTATGATTAGAATACATGCATGTGTTCCCCCTGTCATTAGCATACATAAGTGTCCTCCCCAGCATCAGGATACATACATGTCCAAACTACCCCCTTGCCCCATCATTAGAATACATACATGTGCCCCCCTTCTCCCATAATCAGGATACATACATGTCCAAACtacccagccccccccccctatccTCAGATAGATacgtatccccccccccctcgcaGCATAAGAATAAATACACATGCTACCCCCTTCTCCCATCTTTAGGATATATCATTCCCCCTATCAGGATACGAACGTGTGTCTTCCCCCGTCATTAGAATACATACATGTCCAAACTACCCCCCTTCCTTAGAATACATACATGTGTTCCCCTGTCATCAGGATACATACGTATAAAGGTGTataaagtgacaggacctggaaatgttctgaatatgggggctaaatgagaggacagagtcaaaggtgacaccaagacaacgtgcctgaggggagggctgaataacagtgttgttaacagttagatatatgtcagggggggatttggattttgagggggggatgatgatttctgttttatccaggttgagtttcaagaATTGGTCAGatatccatgatgatatggccaacaggcagcatgagaccttatccaggactgagggagacaggtcaggggtggacagatagatttgagtgtcatcagcatacagatggtactgtaagccaaaggaggatatgagagcTATACAGAGAAAATAGAacgggtccaaggactgacccttggggaacaccaacagggaggagagtgggtgaggaggagttaccattgaaagaaacttgaaaggagcggtcagaaagataggaagcaaaccaagagagagcagtgtcactgataccaatggagcgcatgatttgtattagaagggggtgatcaatagtgtcaaaagcagaggaaagatcaaggagaaggagcagggaaaagttgccttgagacttagctctgatgaggtcattggccactttagtaagggctgtttccgTGGAATGTGAAGCTCGAAAGCCACACTGcagagagggtcaaggagagagttggtgcttaagtaatcggtgagtcttttgtagacaagccgttcaagaagtttggagacatatgggagaagggagatcggacggtagttagagggtagggaggggtccagtgagggtttttttaggatagggagaattatggcatgtttgaaagctgaggggtattcaccagtagaaagggagaggttgaatagtttgtttaggacaggggccagggtggaggaatgggcacggagtagatcagaggaaattgggtcaagcggacaggtaatagatggagatgatgagagaggagaagagacttcgtccacagtgacagggctgagggaggccagtgatgatttacaggtggaaggggtgggtatggttggagtggctcggtgggcagagacatcatgtctggttttgtctattttatctctaaagtaggtggcaatgtcttggggagagaaggttgttgtgggggagcaggtgtgggatttaggagggagtcaattgttgagaagaggttgcgtgggttggaagcttaagaggaaatgactgtggagaaataattttgcttggtgacagtgagctctgtggtaaagctttgtagcttggctttgtagtccatgaagtaaGCGTTGAGGCCAGGATTTCTCCACTTACAGTCATATGTATCTCCCCATCAGGATACAAAAGTGTGTCTTCCCCCATCATTAAAATACATACGTACCCCCCCACCCTTGCAGCATAAGAATACATACATATGCCACCCAATTCCCCCGTCATCAGGATACATACATGCCCCCCCCCATCAGGATACATACGCGTGTCTTCCCCCATCATTAGAATACATTCATGTCCAAACTACCCCCCTCTACCCCGTCATTACAATACATACATGTGCTCCTCTGTCATTAGGATACATACGTGCAAACGTGTCCCCTCCAGCATAAGAACACATGCATGTGCCCCCCCTTGCCCGTCATGAGGATACATTCATGCCCCCACCTATCACCCCATCAGAATATATACATGACCCCCATCAGGATACGTACATGACCCCAAACCCCCCATCAGGATACATACATGTCCCCCTCCTTCCTCCATCAGTCAGTAAAGCCTATAAGGATCTATAAGTTCACCAAGATCCAACAATATGATTGACTGAGTCAGCCTAGGCCCTGCCTGAAGGAGCTCCTACTATGACCTGATATCAGATTGGTATTTACAAACAACGCCCTCCATCTCCCTGTCCAATCACATTGTGTATGGGTGAAGGGCAGAATATTACAGGACTGTCTGTGTATGATATTCTGGGTGTGAGAAATGACCCCCTGCCCCCTCCTGGAGACACACATTGCCCCATCTGCTTCACATACAATAAATCTGATCTCTCTGCAGGCTCCCAGGATGGTGAGGGCCCCTTTCCGCCTCATCTCGCTGGTCTCAGCTAGTCTGGCCACATCAGGGATCTGTGTATATGGGGCGCACTACTGGGATCCCAGTGATTTTGGAGTCGTCAGAATTGGACGAGCTGCACTGACGGTGAGTGACTGATGGACAGAGGGGGCAGAAGGGTGGTGGGGGCAACAACCATATCATAAAAGATGGAGCAGCCGGACCCTGCACTAGAGGGAAGGGCACTACAGAGAGAGGGGGGAGCAATACAGGTAGTGGGACGGTACTACAGGGAGTTGGGGGACAATTTAGTGAACGGCAGGACAGGTAGGGCATGACTATAAGTGGCAGTTGCAGTACAGGGAATGACGGGCACCACAGGCAGTGTGCAATGGTCAATACTGGTAAAGAAATAGGCACTACAGGGAGTGGAAGGGGTAGTACTGAGAGGTAGGGGCAGTAGTGGGAAAGGAAGGTGCAGTACAGGAAGGGTAGAGGGGCAGCATTGAAAAAAGGAGGAGCAAAACttttctagtggttgaacctaatggacttatgtctttttttaacctgacctactatgtaagtatgtaacTATAAAATGTGGGGGTAGAAGAAAGAACCAGGAACAGATGGGGCAGTACAAAGAGAAGGAGAGGCATGACTGGTGAGGGACGGGCATCGCTCAGTGCTATCCTCCAGTCACAGATTACATCATCCCTGTAGAACTCCTTTATTATCCATTCAGCAGGTAGGGGCAGGTCCTGGACCTGGCTTTATTGTCACACTGCAGGTTAGTTTTAGGAGAGGTCCAAGACTTGAATGAGCCCTGAAACAGAAGAGTCCACAAAGAAAGTCTGTATTTATGATGGAATCGGAAGCTGACCAATCACAAGAGACAGATTGTCCTGATTGGTTGTGGAGAGATCAGACatgaaaaaacaaagagaaagacAGGGATTGCGAcctaatattatgtatttataaaataaattcatacataaatatacagttttaCCAATCTATATTACCAACACTGTTGTATAAGCACGGGATGGTAAAATTTTTCTAGACAGAATATTGCTACCGTGTACTTTGAATTACCTCCTTCACTGTAACTGTATTGCCTGACACGTTTTGCCAATTTGGCTTCCCCAGGGGTGCGTGATTGTATGGACTGTGCGGTCTACATATGAAAGGTCAACGGAAAATAGCATAACATAGCATAATTAATATTTATGTCACAATCCCcgtctttctcttccttttttcttatcTAATAATATACGGGGTGACTAAAACTTTTATCTCGACTAAAAGACAGAGAACTCACTATTTATATACTGAGAGATCAGACATATTGATTAATATCTATACTCATGTATAAATTATCACTAACATCTCAAGCAGCAATCAGGAAGACGGCATCTTATAGAATTTACTTCTGATCGATTGATTATAGATCAGGATATTGATCAGATGAGCACAAAATTGGAGCTGggccttacctgtctgatcatacTGTACAGCAGATTGCTGTGTACAAACTCCCCGGGGACCCCTATAGTC is part of the Pyxicephalus adspersus chromosome 12, UCB_Pads_2.0, whole genome shotgun sequence genome and harbors:
- the SNW1 gene encoding SNW domain-containing protein 1; translation: MSLTSYLPTPTQLTQDQLEAEEKSKAQKSRQTALVASRREPPPYGHRKGWVPRTLEDFGDGGAFPEIHVAQYPLDMGRKKRMSNALAVQVDAEGKIKYDAIARQGQSKEKVIFSKYTDLVPKEVMDEEDPELQRPDEEAVRELTEKTRQALDKAVSQKIAAAMPVRAADKLGPAQYIRYTPSQQGVAFNSGAKQRVIRMVEMQKDPMEPPRFKINKKIPRGPPSPPAPVMHSPSRKMTVKEQQEWKIPPCISNWKNAKGYTIPLDKRLAADGRGLQTVHINENFAKLAEALYIADRKAREAVEMRAQVERKMAQKEKEKKEEKLRELAQIARERRAGIKSHTEKDDGEARERDEIRDTRRKERQHERNLSRAAPDKRSKLQRNEERDISEQIALGIPSQRPSSEVQYDQRLFNQSRGMDSGFAGGEDEMYNVYDQPWRSSKEMAQTIYRPKNQDMDYGPDLDTLMKTSRFVPDKEFAGADRKQRSDGPVQFEEDPFGLDKFLEEAKQHGGSKRPSDSGRGKEHDHEGKKRRKE